Within the Enterobacter bugandensis genome, the region TGCCGTCCAATTTCTTTGGCAAAGTAGAGGGCTTTCGAACAGCGCAATTTGCGCCGCTGGCTTTGACCATTGGGCTCCCGCAGTTAATTATCACTCCACTTGTTGCCGCACTGCTTAGTCTGCGCTGGGTTGATTGTCGCTGGCTGATAGCTTTCGGAATTGCTCTGATGATTTTCGCCAGCCTGATGGGTATGCAGATAACCAGCGACTGGGCACGCCAGAATTTCTGGGCCATACAGGTTCTGCTGGCGATTGGATTACCGTCAATTATTTTACCGTTGCTTATGAGCGCAACCAGCGTTGTGGCTCCCCCGGAAGGACATTATGCCTCTGCTATGTTCAATACCGTACGGGGTTTTTCAAGCATCGCTGCTGGCGTATTAGTGGAATGGTTTATAAATCACAGAGAACAATTTCATTCTAATGTTCTGGTCAATAACGTAGCCAACCGCCCATGGTTGATATCGACACCGGTCAGTGAGCAGGCCAGCAGCAGCATCCCTTTATTACACGACGGCAGCATCAGCAACACCGAGAACATCGCGGGATTTATCACCTTATTAAAACATCAGGCAATTGTTCTGAGTCTGGGCGACAGCTATCTGCTGATGACTGGCTTTGCCGTCCTGCTGTTATTACTCACTGTCTGGTTGCCAAAACGTGTCTGGCCGCCCCAGACACGTTTTCAACCTGCCATGACTAAATAGAGGTGGTTAAATGAAATTTTCTGTATCCAGAAGGACGATTCTGCTCAGCGCATTATTAATTCTGATGATGACGATGATATTTTTCGTCTGGTCGACAATGCTGAATAATGATACACGTACCAATGATGCCTATGTGAATGCGGATTACACACTGGTAGCACCAAAAGTATCGGGTTATATCAAAAATATCTATGTCGCGGATAACCAACGGGTTAAAGCAGGGCAAACACTGGCCACGCTGGATGACCGAGACTACACAATAGCGCTTGAAATGGCGCAAGCTAATTTGCAGCTTAGTCAAGCAAAACACCTGAGCAGCCTTGCACAACTGGAGCAGCAACAATCCATTATTGCTCAGACTAAAGCGACCCTTTTAGCCAGTCAGGCATCGGCGCAGTACGCCAGTCAGAACGCTGAACGTTTTAACAAACTTTATCAAAGAGGTACCGTCGCTGCGGACGATCAACAAAAAGCCCATTCAACGCAGCGTTCTGCATCCGCAGTCGTTCGTCAGAACGAAGCTGCTCTGACCTCAGCAGAAAAACAGGTAGGCGTGTTGAGGGCTGCATTACGTCAGGCGGAAGCCGATGTTGCAGTCGCGCAGGCAAAGGTCAGTCAGGCGAGGCTTAACCTTTCTTATACGCGTATTGTTGCACCAGTCGATGGGATGGTAGGCCAGCGTTCGGTGCGCCTCGGTGCCTACGTTAACGCAGGGACACGTCTGCTGGCCGTGGTTCCGCTACATCAAACTTACATCACTGCCAATTATCTTGAAACACAGCTGGCAAATGTTCAGCAGGGGCAGAAGGTCTTAATTAAAATTGATGCCATGCCTGGCAAAAAGTTTACTGGACATGTCGATAGTATCGCTCCTGCAACCGGCGCAACGTTTTCAGCCATCCAGCCAGACAATGCAACGGGTAACTTTACTAAAGTCGTCCAGCGTTTACCGGTGAAAATAGTGCTGGATGGTAATCAACCCGATGCAAAATTATTGCGCGTCGGGATGTCAGCCGTTCCTGAAATTGAGATCCGCTAATATTCCAGATACACTCAAAAAACCGCTCTATTTTTGAACGTCTGGCTTAGAAACGGTGTTCCCGTTAGCGATACGTAATATCCTGTAGGAGATATATGGCACCGACACCAGACTAAATTCCTGTTAAAAAACACATGTAGTATCACGATCATATTTAGTCGACCCTCATTTACAGGGAGTGATCGACTAAATATTTTTATCAGGCAACGATACGGCTAAACAAGAGATTATTATTCACGCCTGGCTATCAAAAAACTTAATGCTGCATAAGCGCCAGTGTTTTTTCCTTAACCCGCTCCAAAATTTTCTGCGCCTCTTCGGTTGAGCGAATATTAGTGTATCCAATGACTAACCCATAACGTTTTTGTGTCTGCGCATACCAGCTCGAGAGTGGCCGGACGTAAAGCTCGTGCTGTGTCCATAATGCAGCTAATGCGGTATCTACAATGCCACGTTGCAGAAAGGCAACAATATGCATCCCGCCATCTGTAAGCTCAAATTCAAATAACCCTGGAAAGCTCGTTTCAATTGCTTCAAGCATCATGCGACGCCGCTGCTGATAGAGTAAGCGCATCTTTTTTATATGCCGGTAGAAGTGCCCTTCGCTAAGGAATTGCGCAAGTATTTTTTGCGGCAGTAATGGTAGACCCGTTTCAAGGATTTCGCCCAGTTCACTGAAACGGGCTACCGTCTCCTGTGGTATTACCATATAGCCGATACGCATAGCTGGCATTAGCGTTTTACTAAACGTACCGGTATAAATAACCCGGTCATGCATATCGAGGCTTTTCAACGCCGGGATTACTTTTCGTGTGTAATGAAACTCTCCGTCGTAATCATCTTCGATTATCCAGCTACTGTTTTGCTGTGCCCAGGCCAGCAGCTGATGCTTACGCGGTAATGAAAGGCTAACTGCGAGCGGACTTTGATGAGTGGGTGTAACGATAGCGAAGCGTGCATCATTGTGATAGCGCTGAAGAAAATCAACATCCATGCCCTGCCGATCAACAGGTATATAGTGCAGATTGGATGCCATTCGCTTCAATAATTGCTGACCATAAAAGTAGCCAGGATCTTCAAACAGCACTTTATCGTCAGGCTGTGCAAGTACCGACAGAATTAACCGTAAGTTGGCCCGATAGCCGCTGGTAACAAAGATTTGCTCTGGTCGGCAATTCATTCCTCTTGAAATATTGAGATAACTTGAAATGGCCTCACGTAGCGGCTGAAAGCCCATTACCGGGGGCATGAGCATTTCTTCTGGACGAAGACTTCGCGCAGCTTTTCCCGATATTAGTAACCATTTTTTATGGGGAAATTCATCCAGGGCAGGGATTCCGAGCCTCAGATCACCCTTCCTTTCAGTAATCTGTGTGTTAAGTGAACAAGACGATACAGCGTTGTCTGCGCTGACCGTTGAAGTTAGCCTGAGCTCCGGATTTATATAGGTCCCCTTTGCCCCCAGACTCACGAAATAGCCTTCTCCAATAAGAATTTCATACGCGGTTTCTACCGTTTTTCGCGCTACCTGCAACTCGCTTGCTAGCGAACGAATCGAGGGAACGCGCGCTCCCGGTTTCAGAAGACCGTCCTGAATCTGCTGACGATAGCGGGCATAAATCTCTTTGTACCCCATTAAATGCACCTTTAGATGTCCTATCAATTAAGTGCAATAATGGCCCTTTTTAACCAGACATACAAGATTAAGATATGGCTATTAACTAAGCCACTCAATATGAGGCGTCATGAAGATTGAACATTACGACACCGCTACTGACCTTGCCCGTTGCTTTGCGCTGATGCGGGAACTACGCAGCAAACTGACGAATGAGAAACAATTTATCGCCCAGGTACAGCGCCAGCAGGCGCAAGGCTATCGGCTTGCAGGACTGGAGCAGGATGGCAAACCAATAGCGCTGGCCGGTTATCGACTGCTCGAAAATTTTATTCACGGGCAATTCTGTTACGTCGACGATCTGGTAACAGTGAGCGAGGCTCGCGGTCAGGGGATGGGTGCAACGCTGTTGAATCACTTAGCGGTAATCGCACGTGAATACGGTTGTGGTCAGATGGTCCTTGATACCGCCATTAGTAATTCAGGAGCCCAGACATTTTATCAGCGTGTCGGATACACCGCCCTCGGCCTGCACTTTTATCGCGATCTCACCTGAGGAAAAAAATGATGAAACTGCTTCACATTAAAGTCAGTCCGGATTTATCAGGATCGGCATCCCGCGCGGCGTCTGAACGCCTTGTAGAAAAATTACGCGCGCATCATGCCGAGCTTGAAGAATCAGTTCTGGACCTGGCTCAACGGCCGCTACCACATCTTGATGCATTTACCATTGCTGGTTTTTTTACCCCACCAGACCTACGTAGTGAAGCTCAGCTCACCGCTATTAAGACTTCGGAACAACTGGTAGATCAGCTTTTTGATTGCGACACACTGGTTATCTCATCACCGATGTGGAACCTCGGCCTGCCTTCCGTGCTGAAGGCCTGGTTCGATCATATAACCCGCGCCGGACGAACTTTCGCCTTTACGCCAGAGGGCAAAAAAATAGGGCTAGTCAGCGGCAAAAAAGTGTATTGCGTTGTCGCCAGCGGCAGCGTATTTGCCCACGGTCCATTTGTAGCAGATGACCAGTTCACGCCCTACATTCGCGTAGCGCTTGAATATATTGGCATTACCGACGTGCAATTTATTCGGGTAGACGGCACGCATGACCCCGTAACTCGTACTACAGCATTACCCCATGCACTGCAAACCATTGATCGTTTATTTTAAAAAGAGGATTACAATATGTCGTCACGTGTGAATCATTTCAAAACCATCCCGGCACTGGCTAAAACACTTGCCGATGCTTCTATGGCATTAGGAAAAATCTCGCTGGATAAAAAACTTAAGCACTTAGTGGATATCCGTGCCTCACAGCTAAATCATTGTGCATTTTGTCTGGATATGCATGTTAAAGAAGCAAAAATGCATGGAGAGCGTGAACTGCGTCTTTATCACGTTGCAATCTGGCGGGAATCGCCATTGTTCAGCGCCAAAGAGAAAGCTGCTCTGGCACTGACTGAAGCTTTGACCCGCATTGGTAATAATGGTGTAAGCGAAGCGCTTTACAACGAATTGCGCGAACATTTCTCTGAAGTGGAAGTATCAGAGTTAACATTCACCGTTGCTGTAATTAATGCCTGGAACCGTCTGCAGATTTTATCGCAGATGGCACCAGGCTCGATGGATAGCGCTTACGGTCTGGATCGTGCTGAATTACATTAATAAATGTCCGCCAACAACACTTCTTGTTGGCGGCTTTATTTTTTAATTATAAGCTTACATATACTGTAATAACCGCACACGAATAGTATTCATAGTGTATTTTCAACCTAATATTATACATGCTTAAAAGAATATTAAGATCGATTATATTCATCGCTAGCTGTTAAAAAAGTAAAAACCGCCTTTCGGCGGTTTTTACTTTTGGGGAAATGAGTAACCAATCGCGAGAAGAAAATGAATGGTAATTTATGCCTTGGCCAGCGGCTTCATTCGAAAGCTGACGCCCATACGATTAAGTGCATTCATTGTTGCAATAACGATGGTCAAATCGACCAAATCTTTTTCACCAAATACTGAAAGCGCTGCAGAATACGCTTCATCCGAAGCATGTGTCTCACTTACTCTGGTAACTTCTTCAGCCCATGCCAGCGCCGCTTGCTCCAGATCCGAGAATAAATATGTAGCCTCCTCCCATACGGGAATCAGAACTATTTTCTCTACCGACATGCCACACTTCATAAGATCGCGGGTGTGAATATCAATACAATGCGCGCAGCCATTAATCTGAGATACTCTTAAAAAAACCAAATGTATTAACTCTTCCGGGAGATTTGTTCCTGTTGTGGCGAAATGATGCAGCGTTCCCAGTGCTTTTGAGCCTTCTGCAGATACCTGGAACCAATTTGGACGTTTCATTTGTTTTCCTTTAGAAAGTGTTACTTGATTGATTTATCTACGGAAATATGCCTCACCTTCTTCAGAAGGATTACTGATGGATACTTCAGTGTTAAGTCATCATAATCAAAATTGACATATAAAAAAGACACAAAGAAGAGGAAAACGCGTAGGACATGTTAGAAATGGAATGCCATGAAACTAATATGGGTTTAACTTTGATTCAACAATGATGATTGTTTGAATGGCCAATTTTAGTCTTTATGCAGAAATGGCACCTGAGGATGTGACTTGGTGAAGGCCTTCATCATTATGGTAAAAAAGGTGCAGGATACATTGTCGGATCACTCTTTCTTCTGGCTGAACTGCCGATTACCAGCAGGCTAAAGCCTGGCTATCCCAAACGACAATCGACGTTCCCAGGGAAGAAATGTTTAATTCATATGTAATGAAATTCGTTCTGTACGTACACCTCTCGCTCATAGCGGACCATTTCTTTCCTATGCCCTTCCTTCAGCCTTCATCCGCTCGTATTTGGCTTTGAGACGCTCTGCAGGTGTCGGTCCCTTCGACGATACTGGTGCTGCCAACGCTCTACGAACGGGCGGAATCGGCTTCCCGGCCAGCACCCGCTTTTCCCACACATCCAGAATGTCACTGGCTTCACGCTCGAGTTCTTTAAGACTCAACTGACCATTTGTTCCACGGCGCCGCAGTTCAAGGCAAATGTGGTAATAAACCGCCTTTGGCCACGGATATAGCTCGCTGCTCGGGTACCGATAAACCAGCTTCCTCCACTTCCAGTATTCAGCCATGACGTCAGCAGTGGTGATCCCCAGCACGCAGTGCCCTTCCCTGCACCACTTGATGAACTGGCCTGGCGACGGCAGAAATGGACGCTCCTGACGGCGTACCTGGCGCATACCGGCTTCAACCTGCTCCATGGTGTTTATCCCGTTTTCTTTGAAGGCCAGCACCCACTGTCGGCGGATCTCGTTCACGTCTTCCTGGCTGCGATTAACCAGGCTTGCCGGGAACGCGGCCGCCAGCTGTACAAATAGCCCGTTGATAATCTGCGCCACCTGCTGCGTTTGTTCGCGTTCAGTGTACTGCTCAGGTAGGTTGTGCGCCACACGGCGAGCCTGTTCCCGGTCAAAACTGCGAATGCTCTCTGCAAGATGTTTCATTCCAGCACCCCGTCAATCCAGTCGGTGTTATGCAGGTCGATACCGCCCCGGGAAGGTTTTACCGCTCCGGTTGCGCGCAGCCGTTTGGTGGTGAGTTGATCCCACTTCTTGCGCAGACTCGAAGGGCTCAGGATGTTGTCTTTCCAGAACTCGTCCCGGTTGGCCCACTGGAACAGGTCACAAATATCATAGTGTGTGCGCTTGTCCTGGATACGCATCAGCCTGATGGTGTTTGCCCATTCAGCCCAGTTGGGTTCGGAGAGCGATGCGTTGACGGTGAGGAGCCTGTCGTAAATCCAGCGGGCGGCCTTGAGGTCGTCAGCGGATCCCCATGATTTACCTGCTGGGGTGTATATCCCGTCGGCAGCTTCAGGATGGCGAGAGAGAAACTTTTGAGTTTTCTGGTTTCGGAATTCGTCAGAATTCCGAGACGAGGATATTTTATTATTGTTCTTGTTATAGTCTTGGGTGTCTACCGTTTCCGGGAAGGTTTTTCCCGTTTTCGGTAACACTTTTCCCGATTTCGGGAAGACTTTTCCCGTTTTCGGTTTGTCTAAAATCCAGGCGGAAAGGTCAGTATTTATACCGACCGTTTTCATTACGCCCTGCTTTTGACTGAAGATGATTTTGCGTTCTGCGAGTGATTTGAGCGCATCAGAAACATGCGAATCACTCAGCCCTGTAAGCTCGGCAATCACCGTGTTCGTCACGCGGTCCTGTTTCTTGTTCCAGCCGTAGGTAAGCCAGATCACCGCCTCAAAACATTGCCATTCCCGGCCTGACATTCTCAGACGAGGCTTGAGCTTTTGGATCTCGTTAGCGACCTTGGTATACCCGTTCGACAGGTCGGCCATACGACCTCCCGGTTGTTCGGTTCTGTGGGGGAAATTGATAATTTCAGCTGTGTTTGACATACTTAGCTCCGCAATTACACTCCGTTTTTGCACCTGAAAGTCGGTTCTGTTCGCGCAGACCGGCTTTCGCCTTTTCTGAAGTCTTCACATTGCCCCCAACATGGTTGTGACCATCGCCAGCAGCGGCGCTGTGAGATCCGGATCGACACGGAACATTTCGAAAATCCCCTCTCCTAACTCCTTCAGCTTTTCCTTCTTCGGTGCATCGAGCATCAGAGCTTGCTTCGCCTCACTTACCTCTTTTTCCAGCCGGGCCATTCGGTAAGCAAACGAGTCGTTCTTTACGACACGGTCGCGGTATCGAAGCGGCAATACAGACATAATCGCTGGCAACAGTTGCTCGACGTTTCTACGGTAGGATGAGGAATCGTCTTTATTGTCCAACCAACGGAACAGCTTCACGTTCCAGACATCTGCCTCGCCTGAGAAATCCACGCCATCAAGTTGAAGTTCTTCCGCCGCTTCTTGGATTTGAAGCGCAACAGCTACGCGCCCTTCTGCCGCTGCCCATGCCCGGACTGCAGAACAAATATCTCGATGATCAACATCCTGCGCTGCCGATTCGCTTTTATGACACGGGAATATCATTGGATTAGAGGAAGCTCTGCTACTCTGTTGAAATGAAAAAGTTTGCATTGTTAAGGCTCCTGTTTAGGTAAACCGTCTGTGGGGTTTGGGTAGAGATCTGGACGTAGTTCGTGGGGAGTTACGCCGGTCACACTATAAATTGGGAGTACTCGATCAGCTGGAACCACTCCCATATAGCGATTTCTCCAATGACTGATGGTCATTGCGCTTACTTCAAGCAGCCCCGCTAAACGGGTTGCTGTTCCGGCTTTGATGATGGCTTTATCAATTGCTTTCATAATTAGCTCCAGTGTCAATCGACCTAATTAAACAAAATGTTTATTTCAATGTCAACATTTTGAAAGTTGAGGTCTTAAACTTTTGGTTTAGAATCCGTACATGAAAGAAAAAATTCATCAGATAAATAACCCGCAAGTTCAGAGACTTAACGAGATCCTTGAACTTAAGAAGCTGACCAAGTCAGACATGGCACGCATTTGTGGCGTCAGTGCTCAGTCTGTCAATAATTGGTTCGTTCGTGGGACGATTGGGAAAAGCTCAGCTATAAAGCTTGCGGATGCGCTTGGGGTAAGCCTTGAGTGGATTCTTGGTCAGGATGTTGGTGAGAGAAACGGATTGAAGCCGGACGAACAACGGTTGCTGGAACTATATCGTCAGCTTCCAGAAGAAGAGCAACAGAATATGCTCCGCATTTTTGCGATTCGCCTGAAAGAGTTGGACGAGCTATACGAGAAGTACATAAAGGGGCGGATTCGTACGCAGGATGAATAGTAGTGATATTCAGCCAAATATTTTTAATATGGAACTTAAAATCATTTTTTGAGCACGTTTAATTTATCTAAGATCTTTTAATATTTAATCATATTTTGAGGGCTTTAAATGAACATTCTTGGTGTTAGAGCGGCTCCCAAAGTCGCTTCATTCATTGTTTATAACACGGAAAGCTGTCAAGTACATTGCTCAGATGTCATAAGAATCCCGGCGACACTGGATATACCCGAAAAACTAAAATATGTTAGAAATAATATTTTAGATATATTACGATTTTACAATGTTGAAGTTGCCTCCATTAGGGTGGCTGAGTCAAATTCACAGAACCTTAATATTGAACGATTATATATCGAAGCTGTTATTCAGGAAGCATTCTCAAGTAGCGAAGTAAAAAAATATATTACAATTCGCCAGAACGGTATTAAATCATCACTAAACCTCTCTCAAGAAAATTACAAAGCATTTTTAAAATCTGAACTAACGATTCACGGGATAGACAATTCTAATTTCAATTCTGAAACCAATGAGGCTTTGTTATCTGCATTAGCAGCAGGGGCTAGATTATGATTAATCCACATAAGCGCGCGGACGTTTCATTCACTAAAATCCGAGATTTAGATGAACAAGGCTGCTTTTCAACGGTATATTTAGCTCATGACCAGAATTTAGATCATGAATTGATTATAAAAGAGATACCTAAATCTGCCGGGGCAAGTAAGGATGAGTATTTTACTGAGGCACGACTTCTTTATAAGCATTCTCACTCCAACATTGTTCAAGTACAATATGCAGCAGAATGTAATGATAATGTTTACATTGCAATGCCGTTTTATCAAAATGGTTCGTTACAGAAAAAGATTGAGACATATAATTTAACAAGCCGCGAAATCATAAGATACTCTATACAATTTTTAAGCGGTTTATACCATATACATTCAAAGGGGCTTATGCACTTTGATATAAAACCAAATAATATACTTATATCTAATCGTGATGAAGCATTGCTTTCAGATTTTGGATTGTCAAAGCTAATAAACACTAATGGCAGAGCAACCCCTGATACCGGTTATTTTTTCCATATTCCACCTGAATACTTCACTCTTGCAGCAGCGGAATTTAATTTAACTTACGATATTTATCAGGCTGGGTTAACAATGTACAGAATGTGTGTTGGAAATATAGCATTTGAAAGTGAGCGTTCTCAATACCAAACAGAGGACCAACTCGAAAATGCGATTTGCAATGGAACCTTCCCTAGCAAAAACTATCCTCCGCATATTCCTAAAAAGCTTATATCAATTATTGATTGCTGCTTGGAAGTTGATCCTAATGACAGATATCAATCGACTTTAGATGTTTTAAATGACTTATCTGATATTAGTGATGGCGCGCTTGACTGGAGATATCAGCCTTCAACTACTGCCGGTCAGCATGAATGGCACAAAACAGATAAGG harbors:
- a CDS encoding replication protein P, with the translated sequence MKHLAESIRSFDREQARRVAHNLPEQYTEREQTQQVAQIINGLFVQLAAAFPASLVNRSQEDVNEIRRQWVLAFKENGINTMEQVEAGMRQVRRQERPFLPSPGQFIKWCREGHCVLGITTADVMAEYWKWRKLVYRYPSSELYPWPKAVYYHICLELRRRGTNGQLSLKELEREASDILDVWEKRVLAGKPIPPVRRALAAPVSSKGPTPAERLKAKYERMKAEGRA
- a CDS encoding helix-turn-helix domain-containing protein, which gives rise to MKEKIHQINNPQVQRLNEILELKKLTKSDMARICGVSAQSVNNWFVRGTIGKSSAIKLADALGVSLEWILGQDVGERNGLKPDEQRLLELYRQLPEEEQQNMLRIFAIRLKELDELYEKYIKGRIRTQDE
- a CDS encoding carboxymuconolactone decarboxylase family protein, whose protein sequence is MSSRVNHFKTIPALAKTLADASMALGKISLDKKLKHLVDIRASQLNHCAFCLDMHVKEAKMHGERELRLYHVAIWRESPLFSAKEKAALALTEALTRIGNNGVSEALYNELREHFSEVEVSELTFTVAVINAWNRLQILSQMAPGSMDSAYGLDRAELH
- a CDS encoding serine/threonine-protein kinase, with translation MINPHKRADVSFTKIRDLDEQGCFSTVYLAHDQNLDHELIIKEIPKSAGASKDEYFTEARLLYKHSHSNIVQVQYAAECNDNVYIAMPFYQNGSLQKKIETYNLTSREIIRYSIQFLSGLYHIHSKGLMHFDIKPNNILISNRDEALLSDFGLSKLINTNGRATPDTGYFFHIPPEYFTLAAAEFNLTYDIYQAGLTMYRMCVGNIAFESERSQYQTEDQLENAICNGTFPSKNYPPHIPKKLISIIDCCLEVDPNDRYQSTLDVLNDLSDISDGALDWRYQPSTTAGQHEWHKTDKDVIVSIVFDASTASTTGKRIYPDNSVRKITALSISSGCTPAKLYKLLKDN
- a CDS encoding carboxymuconolactone decarboxylase family protein, with amino-acid sequence MKRPNWFQVSAEGSKALGTLHHFATTGTNLPEELIHLVFLRVSQINGCAHCIDIHTRDLMKCGMSVEKIVLIPVWEEATYLFSDLEQAALAWAEEVTRVSETHASDEAYSAALSVFGEKDLVDLTIVIATMNALNRMGVSFRMKPLAKA
- a CDS encoding HlyD family secretion protein, which gives rise to MKFSVSRRTILLSALLILMMTMIFFVWSTMLNNDTRTNDAYVNADYTLVAPKVSGYIKNIYVADNQRVKAGQTLATLDDRDYTIALEMAQANLQLSQAKHLSSLAQLEQQQSIIAQTKATLLASQASAQYASQNAERFNKLYQRGTVAADDQQKAHSTQRSASAVVRQNEAALTSAEKQVGVLRAALRQAEADVAVAQAKVSQARLNLSYTRIVAPVDGMVGQRSVRLGAYVNAGTRLLAVVPLHQTYITANYLETQLANVQQGQKVLIKIDAMPGKKFTGHVDSIAPATGATFSAIQPDNATGNFTKVVQRLPVKIVLDGNQPDAKLLRVGMSAVPEIEIR
- a CDS encoding replication protein; translation: MSNTAEIINFPHRTEQPGGRMADLSNGYTKVANEIQKLKPRLRMSGREWQCFEAVIWLTYGWNKKQDRVTNTVIAELTGLSDSHVSDALKSLAERKIIFSQKQGVMKTVGINTDLSAWILDKPKTGKVFPKSGKVLPKTGKTFPETVDTQDYNKNNNKISSSRNSDEFRNQKTQKFLSRHPEAADGIYTPAGKSWGSADDLKAARWIYDRLLTVNASLSEPNWAEWANTIRLMRIQDKRTHYDICDLFQWANRDEFWKDNILSPSSLRKKWDQLTTKRLRATGAVKPSRGGIDLHNTDWIDGVLE
- the pdxR gene encoding MocR-like pyridoxine biosynthesis transcription factor PdxR, with translation MGYKEIYARYRQQIQDGLLKPGARVPSIRSLASELQVARKTVETAYEILIGEGYFVSLGAKGTYINPELRLTSTVSADNAVSSCSLNTQITERKGDLRLGIPALDEFPHKKWLLISGKAARSLRPEEMLMPPVMGFQPLREAISSYLNISRGMNCRPEQIFVTSGYRANLRLILSVLAQPDDKVLFEDPGYFYGQQLLKRMASNLHYIPVDRQGMDVDFLQRYHNDARFAIVTPTHQSPLAVSLSLPRKHQLLAWAQQNSSWIIEDDYDGEFHYTRKVIPALKSLDMHDRVIYTGTFSKTLMPAMRIGYMVIPQETVARFSELGEILETGLPLLPQKILAQFLSEGHFYRHIKKMRLLYQQRRRMMLEAIETSFPGLFEFELTDGGMHIVAFLQRGIVDTALAALWTQHELYVRPLSSWYAQTQKRYGLVIGYTNIRSTEEAQKILERVKEKTLALMQH
- a CDS encoding FMN-dependent NADH-azoreductase, which gives rise to MMKLLHIKVSPDLSGSASRAASERLVEKLRAHHAELEESVLDLAQRPLPHLDAFTIAGFFTPPDLRSEAQLTAIKTSEQLVDQLFDCDTLVISSPMWNLGLPSVLKAWFDHITRAGRTFAFTPEGKKIGLVSGKKVYCVVASGSVFAHGPFVADDQFTPYIRVALEYIGITDVQFIRVDGTHDPVTRTTALPHALQTIDRLF
- a CDS encoding transcriptional regulator, whose translation is MKAIDKAIIKAGTATRLAGLLEVSAMTISHWRNRYMGVVPADRVLPIYSVTGVTPHELRPDLYPNPTDGLPKQEP
- a CDS encoding GNAT family N-acetyltransferase; protein product: MKIEHYDTATDLARCFALMRELRSKLTNEKQFIAQVQRQQAQGYRLAGLEQDGKPIALAGYRLLENFIHGQFCYVDDLVTVSEARGQGMGATLLNHLAVIAREYGCGQMVLDTAISNSGAQTFYQRVGYTALGLHFYRDLT
- a CDS encoding toxin YdaT family protein, which codes for MQTFSFQQSSRASSNPMIFPCHKSESAAQDVDHRDICSAVRAWAAAEGRVAVALQIQEAAEELQLDGVDFSGEADVWNVKLFRWLDNKDDSSSYRRNVEQLLPAIMSVLPLRYRDRVVKNDSFAYRMARLEKEVSEAKQALMLDAPKKEKLKELGEGIFEMFRVDPDLTAPLLAMVTTMLGAM